Within Anolis sagrei isolate rAnoSag1 chromosome 3, rAnoSag1.mat, whole genome shotgun sequence, the genomic segment AAGTTTTCATGTGGTTTCTAGACTGTTTTTCATTTCATATCTGCATAAAGCACATGTTTCTGAACATGTTTCTGAAACATGTTGAAGCATCTTTTTTCTGGTGCAAAAACGTTTTCCTATTGGTTAACCATCTTGGATAGCTGCTTTGATGTCCAGATTGAAACAGAGTGAGAGTGCattcacactatagaattaatgtagtctgatatcacattaactgtcattcgcaatgtttgtttttggttgtgtcagaagctacttgagaaactgcaaatgcttctggtgtgagagaattggctgtctgcaaggatgttgccaggggatgcccggatgattttgatgtttttatcatccttgtgggaggcttctctcatgtccccgcatgaggagctggagttgatagagggagctcatccgcctctccctggattcgaacctgcgacctgtcggtcttcagtcctgccagtgcaggggtttaacccactgcgccaccgggggctccattcgcAATTAACCTTCTCTACCGAAAAGTACAGATGTCTTGCCAGACtaaaaatctcaggattccatcacatccgaccttgtaaaactacaactcacaagattccatagcattgagccttggcatttaaagtggtctTAGACTGCAATGtaaaaaggaaaaggtttccccttggcattaagtctagtcgagtctgactctgcgggtgatgctcatctccatttctaaaccaaagagctggcattgtccatagacatctccaaggtcatgtggctggcatgactgcatggagtgttgttaccttcccaccaaagagaTACCCATTGaactacttgcatttgcatgttttcaaactgctaggttggcagaagctgtgtctaacagcaggagctcatcccatcccacagattcaacAATGTAGATGAATTCTTAATTAACTGAGGCATACTTATAATGATAAGCAATTTCAATCTTTAGAACTTGAGTATAATTAAAGTGATGTAGATACTTAAGATACTTGCATCTCTAGAAATGATGGTTTTATTAAAGCTACAATCTTATGCCCACTTGCCTACGGgaaaatataatttaatttaGGACTTCCATGAGAATAGACATGCATGAGATTTTGTTACAGCTGAAGCCAAGAATGCTAGTTGTGCCCAGTAGTGAAGGAGCAATGGAACCAAAACGGTATATCTATACATCAGAGAAGGCAATCAATTCATTTATTATAAAATGAACTTTATTTCTGGCACAATGGAATAACCAAAATACAAGATAATATTCAACCATGTTATGTTCAGACAGGGATGAATGGGAATAATTAGGCAGATAATATATACTTGAATAATGAAGTGTTCTGTATGGCTCAGATTAAAATAAGAAGTCTTCAGGCCCTATAACACCCACTGGAAGGATATGTGCCTACTCTAAACCAGAACAATCAGTAACACACGTTCCCTCAATATTATCTCACATTTAATTTACAAATGCACATCACTTACTCTGGAGTTGACTGACTACAAACTGCACAGGATACCACGAAATAAGCACTAAATCTCTCCATTATCTCTTTTACAATTGACAGGACAACTCCATGTTAACTGGGGAATAGGACGCAATTTCTACAAGGTGCCAGGGCTTTCTCTAGTTTGCCCTTAGGCTCCAATGCACACAGGAACTAGGTCCTCACACTAATGAGGAAGCACAATTTTACACAGTAGTGAGTGGTTCCTTATATGTTCAGAAACACTGTTCTTTACATATTTGGGGACGGAACAGTAGCTCAGCTAGAACTGCTCTCAATTTTCTCTTGTTTCGAAGTGCGTGCAGGCCCAGTGGCTGACCAACATATCCCTGCAGCCCTCTTACGGATTTCCACCcattgcatgagaagctggaggggTCTTTGGCTGGCACGCTGTCAGTGGCATATGCAGGCCTTAAATTGCACTGCATATGCAGACTGGATCTTTAAAAATAATGCACAATGGTTGTATTCAACTGACAGCAGCATCAGGAGAGATGCACAGGTGAGACCATTGTGCACGCAGCAGTGCACTGAAGGCCAGGGAGTAGCATGTGATTGTGCACGGCCTCTGTGCATTACCTTTGCACATCACCATGCATGGTAGTTGCACAGTGTGCCAGCCATGCCCATCCACCATTGATCTACATGCATTGCACTAAATTGGCAACCATATTTGCGTAGTGTAACTCTGCCACATATATTTATGCTATGCTGAAGTGAGGTATGATCTCAGCCATTCTTCACACATTCATGCTATTGGCTTCCATTGAGTCGAGCCACTGCTCTGTCTCATACTTTGTTGGCAAGGTCACAGGAAGGGATCTCAAAAGACCTACTGAAGAGACTTTCCTGGTTTGGCCCAGTGACGCCAGGAGCCGATCCTCGGCCTACATGCAAAAAAGCACCTGAACAATCATATTTGCGTAGCGTAACTCTACCACATAGATTTGCGCTATGCTGAAGTGAGGTACAATCTCAGCCATTCTTCACACCAGTTTCCCCATATACACATTCATGACATTGGCTTTCATTGTGTCAAGCCATTGCTCTGTCTCATACTTTGGTGGTAAGGTCACAAGAAGGGATCTCAAAGACCTTCTGAAGAGAGTTTCCTGGTTTGGCCATGTGATGCCAGGAGCCAATCTTAGGCCTACATGCAAAAAAGCACCTGAACAATCATATTTACATAGCATAACTCCACCACATAGATTTACGCTATGCTAAAGTGAGGTACGATCTCAGCCATTCTTCACACCAGTTTCCGCATATACACATTCATGACATTGGCTTCCATTGAGTCGAGCCACTGCTCTGGCACATACTCTGTTGGCAAGGTCACTGGAAGGGATCTCAAAAGACCTACTGAAGAGGCTTTCCTTGTTTGGCCCAGTGATGCCAGGAGCTGATCCTAGGCCTACATGCAAAAAAGCACCTGAACAATCACAAAACCATGACCCCCTCCTCTTTGCCACCCCAATCTGAAAGATGCAGGGGAAAAACAAGCAAACCCCAACTCTTTCCAGATCAAGGTCTGGAAGCACTTCTGTTTGGTTTTAGAGCTTTCCATGAGCTCTCTGTTCTTCACAAAACACAAATAGGCCTTTCTCTGACAGACAAATATATCACGGTGCCCATGCCAATTGCTAACTCTTTTCTTTGTGGGCACCTTTGCCTTGAGCTGCTCAGTCCAAGAGGCAGCACCATCCTGACCAGGGcacctctcatagaatcattgagttggaagagacctcgtgggccatccagtccaacccccttcttctcctggcacaaaggaggaaaagatggcacACCTGTGGAGTGCCATGCAAGTGTTGGGGTACCAGGAACAGAATGGGAGTCTCGGACTGCCCTTGTGTTGCCCTCTAGGTGTGACTAGGCCCAGCCATGGATCCACTGTGGAGTGTCATGCTGTTTCTGGAGCACCAGGAATAGAACTGGAGTCTCGGGCCACCCTTGCGTTGCCCTCTAGGTGTGGCTGGTCCCCGTCATGGGTCCACTGTGGAATACCATGCTGCTTCTGGGGCACCAAGAATAGAACTGGAGTCTCGGGCCACCCTTGCGTTGCCCTCTAGGTGTGGCTGGACCCCGTCATGGGTCCACTGTGGAGTACCATGCCGCTTCTGGGGCACCAGGAATAGAACAGGAGTCTCAGACCACCCTTGTGTTGCCTTCTAGGTGTGGCTGGGCCCCGCCATGGGTCCCAGGGCCGGTCCCCGAAGGCCACCTCTTTCCCCAGCCAGGAAGGCGGCGGTCACTGTCCGGTACTCGTGACTGTGGAGCAGGTAAGGCATGATGGAGAAGAGGGCCAGGACCACGGCCACCACCAGGAAGAGGGAGACCATGAAGAGCTCCACCCAGCCGCTGTAGTTGAGGAAGAGGGGCCCGGTGATGGAGACCACCATGATGGAGAAGAAGGTGAAGACCACGCAGACGCAGCGCACGGTGCGCACCTCCTGCCGCCGGCTCTGCGCCCTCCGCCTCTGTCCGGGGCAGCGAGGGCCAAGGCCAGGCCCAGAAGGGGGCAAAGGGCCCGGTGCAGGAGGTGGGGGGCTCATCGGGGCGGGCCGGGCCCCgctctgcgccaccagggggcgctGCTGGGCAGGCTCCTCCGCCGAGACCGGGAGCAggggcaggagctggagctggaggcGGCGCCCGGGCCCCGAGGGCAGGGAGGGAGCCAGCTTGGTGTTGAGGGGCAGGTCGTGGAGGCGGCCTCCGGGGAGGAGGGTGCGGTGCCGGCAGAGCGGGCAGGACAAGGAGACGGCGCCCAGGGCCGGGAAGAGGACGTCGCCCACCGAGACCgggccctctcctcctccccctcctccttctcccggGG encodes:
- the RNF228 gene encoding RING finger protein 228, producing the protein MAEPAGSQEKAGSGGGDGGGGGGGEQAGRQDEEAESNGGGGGGGGGAEAEGPGSEERECRICYNPFDAEARAPKVLECLHTFCLHCLAQMYRHQAPGEGGGGGGEGPVSVGDVLFPALGAVSLSCPLCRHRTLLPGGRLHDLPLNTKLAPSLPSGPGRRLQLQLLPLLPVSAEEPAQQRPLVAQSGARPAPMSPPPPAPGPLPPSGPGLGPRCPGQRRRAQSRRQEVRTVRCVCVVFTFFSIMVVSITGPLFLNYSGWVELFMVSLFLVVAVVLALFSIMPYLLHSHEYRTVTAAFLAGERGGLRGPALGPMAGPSHT